A DNA window from Corallococcus soli contains the following coding sequences:
- a CDS encoding family 2B encapsulin nanocompartment shell protein: protein MANPINNGDTEHSSLSTAGARQLATTTKSQPQMQGISPRWLLRMLPWVATNGVFRVNRRLTYAVGDDRLNFTNVGAKVEVIPQELLKLPLLRGFDADEEGLTVRALASRFVQKQYKAGESIVEAGQPAEHVFLIAHGKATKLGTGKFGDPVVLDTLADGDHFGDSAVVESNDVWPFTVKANTACTVMALPQQVFESLILNAPALSAHVARYKANLKKPQDKAGQAAIPLNAGHHGEPTLAGGFVDYELKPREYELSVAQTILRVHTRVADLYNDPMNQTAEQLRLTLEALKERKEHELINNPEFGLLHNADLKQRINTRSGPPTPDDMDELLSRRRKSRFFLAHPRTIAAFGRECNRRGIYPTVVDVAGSKMMAWRGVPILPCDKIPISNTLTSSILVLRTGADDQGVIGLHPGKLPDEVEPGISVRRMDINDKAISEYLVSTYYSAALLVPDALGVLENVELGH from the coding sequence ATGGCGAATCCCATCAACAACGGCGACACCGAGCACTCCAGCCTCAGTACGGCGGGTGCACGCCAGCTGGCGACGACGACCAAGTCCCAGCCGCAGATGCAGGGCATCTCCCCGCGGTGGCTGCTGCGCATGCTGCCCTGGGTGGCGACGAACGGCGTGTTCCGCGTCAACCGGCGCCTCACCTACGCGGTGGGCGACGACCGGCTGAACTTCACCAACGTCGGCGCGAAGGTGGAGGTCATCCCCCAGGAGCTGCTCAAGCTGCCGCTCCTGCGCGGGTTCGACGCGGACGAGGAGGGCCTGACGGTCCGGGCGCTCGCGAGCCGCTTCGTGCAGAAGCAGTACAAGGCCGGTGAGTCCATCGTGGAGGCGGGCCAGCCCGCCGAACACGTCTTCCTCATCGCGCACGGCAAGGCGACGAAGCTGGGCACGGGCAAGTTCGGCGACCCCGTGGTGCTGGACACGCTCGCGGACGGCGACCACTTTGGCGATTCGGCCGTGGTGGAGTCCAACGACGTCTGGCCCTTCACGGTGAAGGCGAACACGGCCTGCACCGTGATGGCGCTGCCGCAGCAGGTGTTCGAGTCCCTCATCCTGAACGCCCCCGCGCTGAGCGCCCACGTGGCCCGGTACAAGGCGAACCTCAAGAAGCCCCAGGACAAGGCGGGGCAGGCCGCCATCCCGCTCAACGCCGGCCACCACGGCGAGCCCACGCTGGCGGGCGGCTTCGTGGACTACGAGCTCAAGCCCCGCGAGTACGAGCTGAGCGTCGCGCAGACCATCCTCCGCGTGCACACCCGCGTGGCGGACCTCTACAACGACCCCATGAACCAGACGGCGGAGCAGCTGCGTCTGACCCTGGAGGCGTTGAAGGAGCGCAAGGAGCACGAGCTCATCAACAACCCTGAGTTCGGGCTGCTGCACAACGCGGACCTCAAGCAGCGCATCAACACCCGGAGCGGGCCGCCGACGCCGGACGACATGGACGAGCTCTTGTCGCGCCGTCGCAAGTCCCGCTTCTTCCTGGCCCACCCGCGCACCATCGCGGCCTTCGGCCGGGAGTGCAATCGCCGGGGCATCTACCCCACGGTGGTGGATGTGGCCGGCAGCAAGATGATGGCCTGGCGCGGCGTGCCCATCCTGCCGTGCGACAAGATCCCCATCTCCAACACGCTCACCAGCTCCATCCTGGTGCTGCGCACCGGGGCGGATGACCAGGGAGTCATCGGCCTGCACCCCGGGAAGCTCCCGGACGAGGTGGAGCCCGGCATCTCCGTGCGCCGCATGGACATCAACGACAAGGCCATCAGCGAGTACCTGGTGAGCACGTACTACTCCGCCGCGCTCCTGGTCCCCGACGCGCTGGGTGTCCTGGAGAACGTCGAACTCGGTCACTGA